Genomic window (Takifugu rubripes chromosome 1, fTakRub1.2, whole genome shotgun sequence):
AAGCAAACCCGAGCAAAATGCTCTTCCTCCTTAAACTTAAATAACTTTATTTTACATCGAGGCCATTTAACGGGTGTGACATAAACACCCCCAGCATGTTACGAGTGGCCTGTTATGCATTACATCCGTGTCGTATCTTGTGTACTTGCAGATCATCTTCTATGAAGACAAAAACTTTCAAGGGCATTCTTTTGAGTGCAACAGCGACTGTCCTGAGCTCAACACCCACTTCAGCCGCTGCAACTCGGTCCGAGTGGAGAGCGGCGCCTGGGTCCTGTATGAGAGGCCCAATTACCTGGGTTACCAGTACATTTTGACAAAGGGAGAGTACCCGGACCACCAACGCTGGATGGGATACAATGACACCGTCAGGTCATGTCGGATCATACGAAATGTGAGTcagtatttttttgttttacatttaaaaataaataaatctagtATTTAGAATGAATGACATTTTCAGCCAGTTTGCTTGCACAGTAACTAAGAGACGATCCCTTGAACTTgcataaatgtttgttttgcagaTTTCCAGTGTGTTCAGGATTCGCGTGTACGAGCGTCCTGACTTCAGCGGCCAGATGCTGGAGTGCACGGAGGATCTGAGGGATCTGGCTGATCACTGGCATCGCCATGAGGTTCAGTCTGCACAGGTCCTAGATGGCACCTGGGTCTTTTTTGAGCTTCCCAACTTCCACGGACGACAGTACCTGCTGGAGAAGGGGGAGTACCGGCGCTTCACAGAGTGGGCAGCCATGAACCCCAAAGTTGGCTCCTTCCGCCGTGTTGTTTagtctttgtttctctcttaaGTTCGTGTTTTGCATCAGTGTTTTTCGAGTGTAATAAAGTAACATGCTCAGTATCATCACTCTTCcatgtcttcatcatcattgcCTCTGTCCTTGCTAGGATGGAGGATAATAGAATAAAGGTTTTTTAATGAGAAATGGTGGTGGTATAAATTATAATCAAATCTATAGACAATTAAAAGACTGTTGATGTTGTGCTGCATTATAgctaaaatgcttttattttttggtaattggatattttctatttttgtctaATTCCGACTAAACAAATTTGGATCACATATGACACACATGACTTCCTGGAGtacggatgagaatatagacaGGATCCCTGGGTAGGAAGATTTAGGAGTATTCTGCAATCCTTTGCGCTGGAGTCTGTAAACAATAAATTGTTATAGTTACCACTTTAATAAACATGAAAGTTTGTATTGTTTCAGTTTTATCTTTTAAATAATATTTCTGTTTAAATGACAGAAatatacaaaaacaaaaatgggtGTGCATGCTCATGTGGAGATCAGGAGCTGCAGTTTAATCAGAAAGCTGTAGCCTGATGTGTTGATAATAGACACCCTTAcatgatatactgtatattacatGAAACATAAAAATCAGAGCAGCACCACGGTCAATTCTGTTTATAATAAAGTCCCCACGAGCTTCGTTAACAATGGTTATATTGCAGATGGGCGAATAATCATATGCAGGCTTTGTGAGAAAGTGTAGATGTTACATTTGGCTCAACTTTAAGCAAATGATATTACACAACAAGGCTCCAAACAGTGTTTTGTTTGAAAGAAACAATTTATAAAGATCTTTTTGAAAGTCCATGTTTATACCTTTAACTGGAACTGAATTACACCAAACAGGAGAGCTGAATAGAAGTGATGAGTCGGGAGCTGCACACAGATGCATGTGACTGCCTCTCATCAACATTGGGATGGACCTTTCTACTCCACTGAGCTAATGGGCCAGAGGTCACTGAGCCCAGCTAAGCCTCCACACAAAGGCCTGCAGGTTGCTGATGACTCAGTGAGATTTAGCAGCTGCAGTTAGTGCTGATGCTGAgctcagaaaaaagaaaaatgtgacaGACCCCAACAACACAAATGCACTTCAGCCTGCACACACTCCCAGCTGCAGCTATTCATCCCCAAAGCCTCCGTATTTACTGCGGTTTCACTCTCTGACGCTTTCAATAAATATTCTAGATGTTGTCCAGTTGTTTTAGTGGCAACATAAAGAGTCAGTGTGCACCGTCCTGTGGGTGATATTTAGAACTGCAGCTCACCCCACTGGGTCTGCTAATAGCTATGCAGAACCAGCATTAATTTATTCAACCATTTGAGCTACAATTGGGAATAAATGCATTCTTAACTATGGAATTAAACTCCATTGGACACTATAGCTGGACAAAATAAATTTGCTCTCAGTCTTTGACATCCTGTTGTCGTCTGGGCAGTCCCCCAACAAGGAGGTCATGTCCCTGTGATGTGGCTGTGTTCCCGTGACACCTGCCGTTAGTCAATAATCTCCCCGCCTTGGTGACACATCTATCCCCTTTCACAGCGTGCAGCTCCCATGCATCCTGCCCATTTGGGACCTTCATTTGAAGCACGTGGCTTTAGAGGATAAACtcggtggggaaaaaaatcagaaagaTAGAAATGGCAGGAAAGCATGTTTACAAACTCTTCCGTTTCACCAGTTAATGATATAATGATCATCAGATGTGAAACACGACACATTCGTGCATTCATAAGACCAGGTGATGTAAATTCAAAGTTTTATAAATCGCTAGACTCTAAACTTGGCCGTGATACATAGCAAAAGAGGTGCTACTACATAGTAATTATGCCCATATTTTTGCTGCTATTCTCTTTTCCTACTATTTTGAGaaagtaaaaatgaaaataggCATGAGCAACTAGAAGCAACAATCAAATACCGTACCTACTTAATAAGTAAATGAAAGAGCCTCAATAATACAGTAAATAATATTGCATATtatataaaataatttaatattaaGTGAAATTTTCTTCTTAAATTCATGTTAAAACAAGTAGCATTGTTTTTTAGACTAAggtaaataaaaatgattttgtttCGTGTCTCTTCTGTCTGTTTGATATTTCGGGGTTTATTTTACTTTGTAAACCACAAGATGGCAGAATTGTACACACTAACAATCAATGGCGAACAACGTCGACAAGAAAAATAATGGCGCAAATGGATTTTTATCTTCTTCTATAATTTAGTGATAACAATCCTAACACGAGAAGagagatttgttttatttataaaacaTTCTGATGCAGATAAGAACTCTGAGGGGAAGAATTTTGCTGTGAGCTGAGTGATTTGATGCAGTACATAACTATACGCAGTCAATACATAA
Coding sequences:
- the LOC101074993 gene encoding gamma-crystallin B-like, whose amino-acid sequence is MDAVGKIIFYEDKNFQGHSFECNSDCPELNTHFSRCNSVRVESGAWVLYERPNYLGYQYILTKGEYPDHQRWMGYNDTVRSCRIIRNISSVFRIRVYERPDFSGQMLECTEDLRDLADHWHRHEVQSAQVLDGTWVFFELPNFHGRQYLLEKGEYRRFTEWAAMNPKVGSFRRVV